A part of Aspergillus flavus chromosome 5, complete sequence genomic DNA contains:
- a CDS encoding uncharacterized protein (of unknown function-domain containing protein), producing the protein MKSSPFEKITEDVSEAEPPAYGQVDQPPLVLPPLDLFQTAGPPVCSTVTQDQCIAHLKFLAALADLRDNITNINPLFQINDPDPAIFGDSTNEAFARVKEKRWAVYTARAVDRYTTWWQECIQSPDRAPKLHDLEDDSYDSITEHHKPYNWSPKTMPPLDILMVWHAHMLNPRVFLEDCIRGGAMGFWTAGFPWELVNSCIDDQSLEYHAGQAAVAHFQQKTGLPWDNLKCSSKKPLSCPSCKHELSVPWTEAQISAPVDEAFENCRGFADKNFQKKCPVCKFEITHETLKTEKFRKDVRAFWASDVPMPGTFYDVRGVPKAATISSRKKRQSLFPNRLIKAIGTIFLSQTDPTDDDWKSMAALRDKLQSRIKSRDVMRRVNPDSGISSLFPEEKVAFRRMMARYWDNHTPFALDLVGAVIRQGTFVQKMDNIDWLHSPTVKATMDRLIKKYEVFFQIMAQNPRNMAVPTLDVDLAWHTHQLSPSRYFDYSVFTTRQHTRVPKFIDHDDKVEETKLSDGFEWTSKMYKKLTKGDIYSECTCWYCEAIRAPDLSDGIFVSSSTSRAREAAANLHNRPDISSDPEKNPHISAHSAVPAETKKTRAGFDPRYVKHLKLQSNYQKARRRAEKRDRKQGNKEQDRSSDATLYAMAYGYPVYVPYYAPYVADPCVHSNAYPSNPGCMSFVSGAHGNCAAGTCGGAVAAGGCGGMGGGCAGGCAGGGGGGAAGGCGSGGGAGCGGSSSGGGGGGGCGGGGGGGGCGGGGGGGC; encoded by the exons ATGAAATCGTCTCCTTTCGAAAAGATCACGGAAGACGTCTCCGAAGCTGAGCCTCCAGCGTACGGTCAGGTTGACCAGCCTCCCCTAGTATTACCGCCGCTGGACCTGTTCCAAACGGCCGGACCACCTGTTTGTTCGACGGTCACCCAAGACCAATGTATTGCTCATCTCAAGTTCTTAGCAGCACTCGCCGATCTACGCGACAACATAACCAACATCAACCCTCTATTTCAAATCAATGATCCTGACCCAGCTATTTTTGGAGATAGTACAAATGAGGCATTTGCTCGTGTCAAAGAAAAGCGATGGGCTGTGTACACGGCCAGGGCGGTCGACCGCTACACGACTTGGTGGCAGGAGTGTATTCAATCTCCGGACCGAGCTCCCAAGCTCCATGACCTGGAGGACGACAGTTATGACTCAATTACCGAGCATCACAAGCCGTACAACTGGTCTCCGAAAACAATGCCTCCTCTAG ATATTCTGATGGTGTGGCACGCACATATGCTGAACCCTAGAGTCTTTCTTGAAGACTGCATTCGGGGAGGTGCCATGGGCTTTTGGACGGCTGGTTTCCCTTGGGAACTTGTCAACTCCTGCATCGACGATCAATCCTTGGAATACCACGCTGGACAAGCAGCGGTAGCGCACTTTCAGCAGAAAACTGGTCTGCCTTGGGACAACTTAAAATGTTCATCGAAGAAGCCCCTCAGCTGTCCTAGCTGTAAGCACGAGCTGTCCGTGCCCTGGACCGAAGCTCAGATATCTGCCCCAGTCGATGAAGCATTTGAAAACTGTCGTGGCTTCGCAGATAAAAATTTCCAAAAGAAATGTCCAGTCTGTAAATTCGAAATCACACACGAGACACTAAAGACCGAGAAGTTTCGGAAAGATGTTAGGGCTTTCTGGGCTTCAGATGTGCCGATGCCTGGAACGTTTTATGATGTTAGGGGTGTTCCAAAGGCCGCCACAATCTCGAGTCGAAAGAAGAGACAGTCCCTGTTCCCTAATCGTTTAATCAAGGCGATAGGcaccattttcctttctcagaCTGACCCAACGGACGATGACTGGAAGTCAATGGCGGCGTTGCGCGACAAGCTGCAGTCCAGGATCAAGAGCCGGGACGTCATGCGAAGGGTCAACCCAGATTCAGGTATATCCTCATTATTtccagaagagaaggtagCGTTCCGTCGGATGATGGCTCGCTATTGGGATAATCATACTCCCTTCGCTCTAGACCTGGTTGGTGCTGTCATTCGACAGGGGACTTTTGTTCAAAAAATGGACAACATTGATTGGCTTCACTCGCCTACAGTGAAGGCAACCATGGACCGCTTGATCAAAAAATACGAGGTCTTCTTCCAAATCATGGCACAGAACCCACGCAATATGGCTGTCCCAACTCTGGATGTCGATCTCGCCTGGCATACCCATCAGCTATCGCCTTCAAGATACTTTGACTACTCCGTCTTTACAACACGGCAACACACCAGGGTTCCCAAGTTCATTGATCATGACGACAAGGTCGAAGAAACCAAATTAtcggatggatttgagtGGACTAGCAAAATGTACAAGAAACTCACCAAGGGTGACATCTACAGCGAGTGCACTTGCTGGTACTGTGAGGCTATTCGAGCTCCGGATCTCAGCGACGGTATTTTTGTCTCCTCATCAACCTCTCGAGCTCGCGAAGCAGCCGCCAATCTCCACAATCGGCCAGATATATCTTCAGATCCAGAGAAGAACCCTCATATCTCCGCGCATAGTGCTGTCCCAGCGGAGACAAAGAAGACACGTGCCGGCTTTGATCCTCGATACGTGAAGCATCTAAAGCTTCAAAGCAACTACCAAAAGGCACGCCGTCGTGCAGAGAAGCGAGACCGCAAACAAGGCAACAAGGAACAGGACCGTTCTTCAGACGCCACCCTTTATGCCATGGCATATGGTTATCCGGTGTATGTGCCATACTACGCCCCGTACGTGGCTGACCCCTGCGTTCACTCCAATGCATATCCTTCAAATCCAGGCTGTATGAGCTTCGTCTCCGGAGCCCATGGCAACTGCGCTGCAGGGACCTGTGGAGGCGCCGTTGCGGCCGGCGGCTGCGGTGGGATGGGAGGGGGATGCGCTGGTGGGTGTGCTGGCGGGGGAGGGGGCGGAGCAGCGGGTGGCTGTGGATCAGGAGGTGGTGCAGGTTGCGGCGGAAGTAGCAGTGGTGGAGGCGGGGGCGGGggctgtggtggtggtggaggtggaggaggctgtggaggaggtggtggtggtggttgctGA